The genomic window TTCATAATGAAACTGATCACCATTGTAAAGCTTAACTACATTTTCCTTAGGAACAATTTTCTCAATCTTTTCCCTGTACAATTTTACCTCCTTTGGGATAAAATCATCAATGTTTTTGTAGATGTCGTCCTCATCATAAATGTCAAAAGGGAGAAACAAAAATCCTGGCTGGTAATAATGTAGTTTCCTTTCATCTATGATGATAATTTCCCATTCTTTGGGGTCAAGCTCCTTGTGCAGATGATTTGCCATCATTGTACCCGCTGTACCTGCTCCTAAAATCAAAATTCTTTTCATATTGGATTTATGTCTAATTGTTTGATACTATTGCATTTTGGCTAAAATCGATCATTTTCATTTTAATCTCTCATCCAGATATTCAACAAAATGGGTTTTAAAAAGATTAGTTTTTTAAAGCATAATGCGAAATTTTTTTTTATTTTTCTACAATCTTCACAAATAATTACTTATAAATACATCTTCATCAAGTATAATATATCTTATTTTTAGATAATTTAAGTATATAAGCTAAATTTTTAACAAATTACAATACTATATTCTGTAATTTCATATTATTTCATTATTTCATTCTATACCTAGGAGGATTAATTCGGTTTTCCCAATTTTTATTTGCCATTTGTTGTTTTTTAGCTACGTTATCCTCCTTGTTAGATTACGGACTTTACTATTTTGAAGCTTTATCTATCAGGAATCAGTAAATAAATCTTTCTATATAAAAAGGCAAATAATTTCCTAAAAGGAAGCCGCGAGGAGTGCAAGAAAGTTGCAAGATCGTTCCGCTAGTGATTAGTTGTGGAAATCAAATTCTTGTATTGGTCTATGTTCATCGTGTACAGTCTCAATTCTGCCTCATCATTCGGAATGCTGATATGCCTATCAAAAACCAAACCCAGTGCGGTGATTAGTTTCTGGGATGAATGATTGTCATCAGTGGTGATCGCACTGAGGAATCGGATTCCAAATAATTCAAAAGCAGAATCGCGCATAATGCTGGCTGCCTCAAAAGCATATCCTTGTTTTTCGAAATCAGGCAATAATGCAAAACCTATATCGATACCCTCAAGACCTTCCCGATCAAATAAGCCACAGGTGCCAATTTTCTGTTGGTTTGATTTAAGGAGAATTGTATAATTTGAAAAACCTAAGTGACGCAGTTGTGGTAACATTTTTGCACGAATATATTGCAATGCATCACGTATGGAATGGACCTTGCGATCTCCTATAAATTTCAACCATTTAGGGCTGTTCATCAGCTCCAACAAAAAAGCCGCATCTTCCTCTGTTGTTGGTCTGATAAATAATCGTTCTGTCTCAAATTTCTGATACTTTTTCACAAATTGGAATGTATGCAATTTAATTTGAGCTCAAAGTACAACAGTAATATGGAACAATACGG from Saprospiraceae bacterium includes these protein-coding regions:
- a CDS encoding GNAT family N-acetyltransferase — its product is MKKYQKFETERLFIRPTTEEDAAFLLELMNSPKWLKFIGDRKVHSIRDALQYIRAKMLPQLRHLGFSNYTILLKSNQQKIGTCGLFDREGLEGIDIGFALLPDFEKQGYAFEAASIMRDSAFELFGIRFLSAITTDDNHSSQKLITALGLVFDRHISIPNDEAELRLYTMNIDQYKNLISTTNH